One part of the Triplophysa rosa linkage group LG5, Trosa_1v2, whole genome shotgun sequence genome encodes these proteins:
- the LOC130554997 gene encoding uncharacterized protein LOC130554997 isoform X2, with the protein MSVQKRFCKGYGSRAFLATDPLTFGTPISLTVVPKDVPNTPPTLSIVHTIEGKGSDICLAAGFFPRDKKMILNDDNDKSLNTSNAALFPASKTYYYAGFNKESIQKCKMDETIIEKEGAKTPDSPVTANPSEKKNVPLSCQPSSSVSANTGGPKMNSMTLLMTGMRILFAKCVAVNVLMSVKAFIV; encoded by the exons ATGTCGGTTCAGAAGCGTTTTTGTAAGGGGTACGGGAGCCGTGCATTTTTAGCTACTGATCCTTTAACATTCGGAACGCCGATATCCCTCACCGTCGTGCCAA AAGATGTACCGAATACTCCTCCGACTCTGTCCATCGTGCACACTATAGAGGGTAAAGGATCAGATATCTGTCTGGCCGCCGGGTTTTTCCCTAGAGATAAGAAAATGATTCTAAATGATGACAATGATAAAAGTTTGAATACCAGCAATGCTGCCTTGTTCCCGGCCAGCAAAACTTATTACTATGCTGGTTTCAACAAAGAGAGTattcaaaaatgcaaaatggaTGAAACAATAATAGAAAAAGAGGGTGCCAAAACTCCTGACAGTCCCGTGACAG CTAACCCGTCTGAGAAAAAGAATGTTCCACTGTCTTGTCAACCGAGTAGTTCGGTTTCCGCTAACACTG GTGGTCCTAAAATGAACTCCATGACCCTACTTATGACAGGCATGAGAATTCTGTTTGCTAAATGTGTCGCAGTCAATGTATTGATGTCTGTCAAGGCATTCATAGTTTAG
- the LOC130554997 gene encoding uncharacterized protein LOC130554997 isoform X1 — MSVQLRFCKAYVSRGFSATDPLTFGKPISLTVVPKDVPNTPPTLSIVHTIEGKGSDICLAAGFFPRDKKMILNDDNDKSLNTSNAALFPASKTYYYAGFNKESIQKCKMDETIIEKEGAKTPDSPVTANPSEKKNVPLSCQPSSSVSANTGGPKMNSMTLLMTGMRILFAKCVAVNVLMSVKAFIV; from the exons ATGTCGGTTCAATTGCGTTTTTGTAAGGCGTACGTTAGTCGTGGATTTTCAGCTACTGATCCTTTAACATTCGGAAAGCCGATATCTCTCACTGTCGTCCCAA AAGATGTACCGAATACTCCTCCGACTCTGTCCATCGTGCACACTATAGAGGGTAAAGGATCAGATATCTGTCTGGCCGCCGGGTTTTTCCCTAGAGATAAGAAAATGATTCTAAATGATGACAATGATAAAAGTTTGAATACCAGCAATGCTGCCTTGTTCCCGGCCAGCAAAACTTATTACTATGCTGGTTTCAACAAAGAGAGTattcaaaaatgcaaaatggaTGAAACAATAATAGAAAAAGAGGGTGCCAAAACTCCTGACAGTCCCGTGACAG CTAACCCGTCTGAGAAAAAGAATGTTCCACTGTCTTGTCAACCGAGTAGTTCGGTTTCCGCTAACACTG GTGGTCCTAAAATGAACTCCATGACCCTACTTATGACAGGCATGAGAATTCTGTTTGCTAAATGTGTCGCAGTCAATGTATTGATGTCTGTCAAGGCATTCATAGTTTAG
- the LOC130554997 gene encoding uncharacterized protein LOC130554997 isoform X3 produces the protein MSVQKRFCKGYGSRAFLATDPLTFGTPISLTVVPKDVPNTPPTLSIVHTIEGKGSDICLAAGFFPRDKKMILNDDNDKSLNTSNAALFPASKTYYYAGFNKESIQKCKMDETIIEKEGAKTPDSPVTGGPKMNSMTLLMTGMRILFAKCVAVNVLMSVKAFIV, from the exons ATGTCGGTTCAGAAGCGTTTTTGTAAGGGGTACGGGAGCCGTGCATTTTTAGCTACTGATCCTTTAACATTCGGAACGCCGATATCCCTCACCGTCGTGCCAA AAGATGTACCGAATACTCCTCCGACTCTGTCCATCGTGCACACTATAGAGGGTAAAGGATCAGATATCTGTCTGGCCGCCGGGTTTTTCCCTAGAGATAAGAAAATGATTCTAAATGATGACAATGATAAAAGTTTGAATACCAGCAATGCTGCCTTGTTCCCGGCCAGCAAAACTTATTACTATGCTGGTTTCAACAAAGAGAGTattcaaaaatgcaaaatggaTGAAACAATAATAGAAAAAGAGGGTGCCAAAACTCCTGACAGTCCCGTGACAG GTGGTCCTAAAATGAACTCCATGACCCTACTTATGACAGGCATGAGAATTCTGTTTGCTAAATGTGTCGCAGTCAATGTATTGATGTCTGTCAAGGCATTCATAGTTTAG